A single region of the Streptomyces sp. NBC_00425 genome encodes:
- a CDS encoding HU family DNA-binding protein yields MNKAQLVEAIADKLGGRQQAAEAVDAVLDAIVRATVAGDRVSVTGFGSFEKVDRPARYARNPQTGERVRVKKTSVPRFRAGQGFKDLVSGSKKLPRGGEVAVKKAPKGSLTGGASATVKKAAAKKAAPAKRASAAAKKAAPAKKTTAAAKKTTATAKKTTAKKTAAKSTTAAAKKTTTAKSAAAKKTTAQKAPAKKATAKKAPARKSTARKTTAKKATARKA; encoded by the coding sequence GTGAACAAGGCGCAGCTCGTAGAAGCGATTGCCGACAAGCTGGGCGGTCGCCAGCAGGCCGCCGAGGCGGTCGACGCGGTCCTGGACGCCATCGTCCGCGCGACGGTCGCCGGCGACCGGGTCTCGGTCACCGGCTTCGGTTCGTTCGAGAAGGTCGACCGGCCGGCCCGCTACGCCCGCAACCCCCAGACGGGCGAGCGGGTTCGGGTCAAGAAGACGTCCGTCCCGCGCTTCCGTGCAGGCCAGGGCTTCAAGGACCTGGTCAGCGGCTCGAAGAAGCTCCCGCGCGGTGGCGAGGTCGCCGTCAAGAAGGCCCCCAAGGGAAGCCTGACCGGCGGCGCGTCCGCGACGGTCAAGAAGGCCGCCGCGAAGAAGGCCGCCCCCGCGAAGAGGGCGTCGGCCGCCGCGAAGAAGGCCGCCCCCGCGAAGAAGACGACGGCCGCCGCGAAGAAGACCACGGCCACCGCCAAGAAGACCACCGCGAAGAAGACCGCCGCCAAGAGCACGACGGCGGCCGCCAAGAAGACCACCACCGCGAAGTCGGCCGCCGCGAAGAAGACGACGGCCCAGAAGGCCCCGGCGAAGAAGGCGACGGCCAAGAAGGCCCCGGCCAGGAAGTCCACCGCCCGCAAGACCACCGCGAAGAAGGCCACCGCCCGCAAGGCATAG